The following coding sequences are from one Nicotiana tabacum cultivar K326 chromosome 1, ASM71507v2, whole genome shotgun sequence window:
- the LOC107801300 gene encoding serine/threonine-protein kinase RIO1-like, producing MAEPADKLEKPQNAENEKEAAVVDEELEEEEEEEDEEGELSWSSDSEIGEALDYLDTKDDSESINGAFSLQTRRPNAHGGLHSRPNSSALQPLSNRTQKFSNHIRASPLEEWEGRIKVGMSNSVTTAIRGSVRDMAIGKTKTTEKADRATVEQAIDPRTRMVLFKMLNRGVFHDINGCISTGKEANVYHATKADGQELAIKVYKTSVLVFKDRDRYVQGDYRFRYGYCKHNPRKMVKTWAEKEMRNLMRLRAAGIRCPAPLLLRLHVLVMEFIGKGGWAAPRLKDAALSLDKLRECYVEIIMAMRTLYQKCKLVHGDLSEYNILYYEGHLYVIDVSQSVDLDHPHALDFLREDCVHVSDFFKKHGVAVMTIRELFDFIVDPTIDDDSVDSYLEKVQEKIMARGEMTAEEEIADSVFIQSFIPKTLDHVKDAEADVQRIISGEDTGDMYYKTITGLKQALSGTNPSAENQQHEQNGERGPEAAAEIDKESDGELETESDDDDESDSSEGFSSDGEKQTAAEKKTARKENKKKVKEEKREARKHKVPKAVKKKKKKLAKAKKYR from the exons ATGGCCGAACCTGCTGACAAATTAGAGAAACCCCAAAATGCTGAAAACGAAAAAGAAGCAGCAGTAGTAGATGAAGAattagaagaggaagaagaagaagaagacgaagagGGAGAATTATCATGGTCTTCAGACTCAGAAATTGGTGAAGCTTTAGATTATTTGGACACAAAAGATGATTCTGAATCCATAAATGGTGCTTTTAGTCTCCAAACTAGACGCCCAAATGCTCATGGAGGACTTCATTCTCGGCCCAATTCTTCTGCTTTACAACCTCTTTCTAATCGTACCCAGAAATTTTCTAATCATATTAGAGCTTCACCATTAGAG GAATGGGAAGGGAGGATCAAAGTTggtatgtcaaactctgtgactACGGCAATTCGTGGAAGTGTTCGGGATATggctattggtaaaactaaaacaaCGGAGAAGGCAGACCGTGCCACTGTTGAACAG GCAATTGATCCAAGAACAAGAATGGTTTTGTTTAAAATGCTGAACCGCGGTGTCTTTCATGATATCAATGGCTGTATTTCAACTGGGAAAGAG GCCAATGTTTATCATGCAACAAAAGCTGATGGTCAGGAACTGGCAATCAAAGTATACAAAACTTCAGTCCTTGTATTCAA GGATAGAGATCGCTATGTACAGGGTGACTATCGCTTCAGATATGGATACTGCAAGCACAATCCTCGGAAAATGGTTAAAACATGGGCTGAGAAAGAAATGAGAAATCTAATGAG GCTGAGGGCAGCTGGAATCAGGTGTCCAGCTCCACTTCTGTTGAGGCTTCATGTTCTTGTTATGGAATTCATAG GGAAAGGAGGCTGGGCTGCACCTCGACTAAAGGATGCTGCTTTATCTCTTGACAAGTTACGTGAATGTTATGTGGAG ATCATTATGGCAATGCGAACTCTATATCAGAAGTGCAAGCTAGTGCATGGTGACTTGAGCGAGTATAATATCCTATATTACGAG GGTCACTTGTATGTTATTGATGTTTCACAATCAGTTGATCTTGATCATCCTCATGCACTTGATTTCCTCCGAGAGGATTGTGTCCATGTTTCT GACTTTTTTAAAAAACATGGTGTGGCCGTGATGACAATTCGGGAGTTGTTTGATTTTATAGTTGATCCTACTATTGATGATGATTCAGTGGATAGCTATTTGGAAAAG GTTCAAGAAAAAATTATGGCTAGAGGTGAGATGACTGCAGAAGAAGAAATCGCTGACTCTGTATTTATTCAG TCATTTATCCCTAAGACTCTTGATCATGTGAAAGACGCTGAAGCAGATGTTCAACGCATTATTAGTGGTGAGGACACAGGAGACATGTACTACAAGACTATTACAGGTCTGAAGCAGGCTCTCTCAGGGACAAACCCTTCGGCAGAAAATCAGCAGCACGAACAAAATGGTGAACGGGGACCAGAGGCTGCAGCTGAAATCGACAAAGAATCTGATGGTGAATTAGAGACCGAGTCAGATGATGACGATGAAAGTGATTCTAGCGAAGGCTTTTCATCCGATGGTGAAAAACAAACAGCTGCTGAAAAGAAAACAGCtagaaaagagaataagaagaaagttaAAGAAGAGAAAAGGGAAGCACGAAAACATAAAGTACCAAAAGctgtgaaaaagaagaagaaaaagttg